One genomic segment of Candidatus Nanoarchaeia archaeon includes these proteins:
- a CDS encoding AI-2E family transporter, producing MRKSIPRELEIKPVTFIKFLFITLFVAIAILSFFILRPFINALLTSLVLSYLFFPVYRALYQRTGRRNLSALIVTFSIIVVSLLLLIFVANTLGKEIISFIGSTGWLNTLQPTLGCADQTSLFCATSQDIAAFITNEKYRGYFEFALKAIPPVAQDVKEAAFHIARFALNIFIVFFAMFFIYRDGQAFTKSLEPLLPLSAADRRRIFAQFNDLTYAIVYGNLMTAGLQGLATSLGFWFFGIHSPLLWGFLAAFFALIPFVGASLIWGPAGIYLLATGFSQGNTGVIISGIVLLLYGALVISMIDNILRPKLIGDRANVHPVIVLLGVMGGLGVFGFIGVVLGPVILAFLITFTEIFKKEILRK from the coding sequence CTATCCTTTCCTTCTTCATACTGAGGCCGTTTATCAATGCACTCCTCACATCGCTGGTCCTCAGCTATCTCTTTTTTCCAGTCTACAGAGCATTATACCAGAGAACAGGAAGGAGGAATCTGAGCGCACTGATTGTCACTTTTTCAATTATTGTTGTTTCTTTACTCTTGCTTATCTTTGTTGCTAATACACTGGGAAAGGAAATCATATCTTTCATTGGATCCACTGGCTGGCTGAATACTCTCCAGCCGACCTTGGGCTGCGCAGACCAAACAAGCCTTTTTTGTGCCACCTCCCAGGATATCGCGGCCTTTATCACAAATGAGAAATACCGGGGCTATTTTGAATTTGCCCTCAAGGCGATCCCTCCAGTCGCCCAAGATGTCAAAGAAGCGGCTTTCCATATTGCAAGGTTTGCCCTGAATATCTTTATTGTCTTTTTTGCAATGTTCTTTATTTACAGGGATGGCCAGGCATTTACCAAGTCCCTTGAGCCGCTCCTCCCCCTATCGGCTGCTGACCGGCGAAGAATTTTTGCCCAGTTTAATGACCTCACGTATGCAATTGTCTATGGAAACCTCATGACTGCTGGCCTTCAGGGCTTAGCTACCTCTCTTGGATTCTGGTTCTTCGGCATACACTCCCCTCTGCTTTGGGGATTTCTTGCTGCCTTCTTTGCGCTGATCCCCTTTGTTGGAGCTTCTCTTATCTGGGGCCCGGCAGGCATCTATCTCCTTGCCACAGGGTTTTCTCAGGGCAACACCGGGGTCATCATATCAGGGATTGTACTGCTCCTCTATGGAGCCCTGGTTATAAGCATGATTGACAATATCCTGAGGCCGAAGCTTATCGGCGACAGGGCAAATGTGCATCCTGTGATTGTCCTGCTGGGAGTTATGGGTGGGCTTGGAGTCTTTGGCTTTATCGGAGTTGTTCTTGGGCCTGTTATCCTGGCTTTCCTGATAACCTTCACAGAGATTTTCAAGAAGGAGATCTTAAGGAAGTAG